Below is a genomic region from Xiphophorus hellerii strain 12219 chromosome 17, Xiphophorus_hellerii-4.1, whole genome shotgun sequence.
cgccgccccaccgcgacctgccattggattagaacggaaaaaataaaaaatgattatgaaaaaaaaccaaaacaaagtacagtaggacaaatagtgactcatgtgtatttcactgctcttctgactgagccgctgcatcctgactccgNNNNNNNNNNNNNNNNNNNNNNNNNNNNNNNNNNNNNNNNNNNNNNNNNNNNNNNNNNNNNNNNNNNNNNNNNNNNNNNNNNNNNNNNNNNNNNNNNNNNCTctgtagcgttttttttttttcttctaaagcccgcggtgaaggtgtgttttttcgagagaagaacatagttatcggtagctgttgtcgctcttttttcttctgggcaaaaagattcttataaaccgacatgccaccatcgatcaTGTTAAATTAAGCAAGCTGTTTTACAtatgtgtacatattaaaccgcaacgttgttgacacacaggtagagaagaagcggagaaactgtttagccaatcagaatgcagaacacaatgcatgatgcaaatccgcgaagcagcgagaccgtgaaaggtgaactgCGAAATAGCGAGGATTCACTGTactctgatgttgttttgttactcattctgctgcaagttggctcaattttgacgcgcaagaggTAAcaggtaaaatccggtttaggattttcaagataaaagatccggaagtagttcattatttcttgcgcggcccggtaccaattggtccgcgtaccggtaccggtccgcggcccggtggttggggaccactgctctagagAGCGCTCACAGCTCACAGACACACTAACCTTCCGATgagctcagccaatcagaggcaggcGTCAGCGCACTCACATTTACATGCAGCCTCTGTAAATAGTAGTTTGTACGCGAGCCTTCTCATTCGTTGCTGTTTCCCAGGAACACATCAGAATGCCTGAACCCGCAAAATCTGCGCCCAAGAAGGGCTCCAAGAAAGCCGTGACCAAGACGGCCGGTAAAGGAGGCAAGAAGAGGAGAAAGACCAGGAAGGAAAGCTACGCCATTTACGTCTACAAGGTGCTGAAGCAGGTCCACCCCGATACCGGCATCTCGTCCAAGGCCATGAGCATCATGAACTCGTTCGTCAACGACATCTTTGAGCGCATCGCCTCCGAGGCTTCCCGTCTGGCTCATTACAACAAGCGCTCCACCATCACCTCCAGGGAGATCCAGACGGCCGTGCGTCTTCTGCTGCCCGGTGAGCTGGCCAAGCACGCCGTGTCTGAGGGCACCAAGGCGGTCACCAAATACACCAGCTCCAAGTAAACCTGCTGTTTACCATCAGAACCACAAAGACTCTTTTTAGGGCCACACAAATGTAACTTGAAGCAGAAATCCTGTTTATTCCAAAGGTGAAATTTTGTATTAAATGTATGAAAAGTGTGATGTAAAGTAGAAAACAACGTGGGAGTTCCACCCTTTCATGCATTGTAATTATCTGTTTTCAGTGTTCtcacatttaatatttattttcattttgaacctGTAAAACTTGTATACTGATTCCAGTTCTCATATCCATGGaagatttattaataaaaccttTTGAATTTGTTCCATATGGTTTgaaaattttgtctttttgttacAGAACCAACTGACCAAAATGGAGAATTGTAACTATGATACACAGCAAAAATGTCTTAATCTATTATATATCCTTAAGTTAGTTATTTTACATCTGTGTTGAACCTCTTAAGTTTTGTAATCCATGTtcaatttatattaaaacaatctAACTGTAAtcatccaaaaaagaaaagttcaatgGAATATAACtgggaaaaaaattgaattatagcttaaaactaaaactaaatgcAAGGAATcacaatataaaatacaaaaccaaaGGCTATAATTTGAAATAACAGGTTCTATTTATTGAAATTCATGTGGCCAAGATAATATCTTGATATTGGGCCACACAAATACAACTTGAAGCAAAAGTCCTTATGTAGTTGTGTAGAAATTGCAGAAAAGCTAAAGtgttaaatattgaacaaaTCCTTTCAtcctacatttttgttttgccattaaaactggagaaaattacaatgtTCCATTTCAAACACCAACATTTCTCAAACTACTTTCTACCATGtttctttaatctaaaaaacggtttaattcagaataaaacaaatgttgaaattatttattatttattacaagTATTAATAGGACGTTGATCAGACAATACTTGCTTGATGGAAGCGAATAGCTGCTTCATATTTCACATATTCCTCCAATGTTGAAAACCACCAGCTAATTTTATGATCATACTATTAGAAgtctggttttcatttatttccgTTTTGCTGCCTGCGTAGTGGAGTTActcaatcatttaaaacagattGTACAAATATACTTTGATTTTCATTTCTGTATAGGTTGAGAAAATTATTCCAAATCCATATCTGTCTATCGCTGAAACAGATTTCCAATAGAAGCAAAACACATTCTAACTCTTAGTATATGTAATACCATTCGCCTGAGAAATAAAATTTCACTCATGTCAAAAATGATCTGAATGACGTCATAAAAGTCTAAGTGTTGTGCCCTAAACTATCCACccctcattttttaaaaattgcattaaatGCAGCATTAAATATTACTAATCAATatcttgaaatgttttactTGTGACTATCAATTCAATTTGGGAGactttaaataacataaaagtcTACAGGAGTGTAAATATGCAAAGATTTTTCAGTTAACATTTGTTAAATGAGTCCATCAATCTGATTTGTAAATGCAAATTCAAAGATATGaggaaataaatctattttctactcctaaaaaaatgaacacataCTGCGTATGTGAACTTCTACATCGAAATCTGATATAAAATTCtgataatatttattttgattatttatttgatgGGATATAAGTCATTGCTATTGGATTCTTCCAGGAGAGGAATCCTGACTGGTTTATTCATAGACAGTTTCTGTGTGTTTACTGTCGGGAAAACCATTCCTATTTCATACCCAGATAATCTAAACATGACAaccaaaatacttttattttgtccGCAACCTTCTTTTTTATCGAGAGCACCGCGATTATGTCTTCCGCAAAAtgattttagatgttttagGAGAAGAAATGTGGGGAAAACTCGCTACTCGATGCACAGAATTAAAGAGATTCTGACACCTTCCAGCGCTCCTGGATCAAAAAGAGCAAATCCTGTCAGGCAAATATGGCCTTATTGTAGAGAGAGAACAGTTGTCTTTCCGTTACAATGATAATTAAGATAGAAAACGCCACtttagtggagatttaaagCCTTAAATGTGGCGAAGAAAGCACAAATGGGGACGCATTTCAGACGGCAGCAGAGCGGCGGCCTGAGTTGTCTCTTTACGGTTCTCATGAATTTTATAAGTTCCGCCTCCTGCTGGACGACTACAGAGAATCACTAACAGTAACTGAGAATCATGGCAGAAGTAGCTCCAGCAGCCGCACCGGCTAAAGCCCCGGCTAAAGCACCGAAGAAGAAGTCCGCTACCAAGGCTAAGAAAGATGGACCCAGCCTACCCAAACTCATCGTGGCCGCCGTGGCCGACTCCAAGGAGCGCAAGGGAGTTTCTCTGGCGGCGCTCAAGAAGGTTCTGGCCGGGAAAGGCGTCGATGTGGCTAAGGCCAACAAGCGCATCAACACCGCCGTTACCAAGCTTGTGACGAAGGGAACTCTTAGCCAAACGAAAGGAACCGGAGCAACCGGGTCCTTCAAGCTCGCTAAGAAGGAACCCACAGCCGCCAAACCGGCCAAGAAGGTGGTGAAGAAGAAGGCTCCCGCCAAGGCAAAGAAACCAGCTCCCAAGAAGGCCACAACACCCAAGAAACCCGCCGCTAAGAAAGCAGCAGCCAAGAAATCCCCAAAGAAAGCAGCAGCCAAGAAAACTCCCAAAAAAGTGGTGAAGAAGAGCCCCAAAAAGAGCCCTAAAAAGCCCGCCGCTAAGAAGCCAAAGGCTGCTAAGAAGCCTGCAGCCAAGAAAACGGGAGCCAAAAAACCCGCAGCGAAGAAGGCCAAGAAGTAAACAACTTTTCTCCTCCAACCACTGCTTAAGGCACCAAAGGCTCTTTTCAGAGCCACCACTTATACAAATTAAGACATGACTCCtataaataatctgtttttttgtttccaatatacacatatttttacaaatatatcaACTGGATTGACTGAATGTTAATGTTGTGCTCCATAGGACAGCTAAATACAATTATGATTTTGATATTAACTATTCTAGAATATGCCTGTTTCAAAGTATTGATCACTTTTAAAACAGCTGACAGTAATATACAGAATTATTTAAGATTGACTCCTTGTattaaaactgcagcaaattaaGTTTTGAGTAATTTTAGATTCAAATGTTGTCCTTTTTGACAGATGGATGTAAACTACTGAAATAACTTATTGAACAggtttaaatttatatttattatttagggTGTGAACTAAAAAGGATACTGAACATGTCCAACTCAAATGAAACAGAAGAAGCAAGTGGgtttttaaagtacattttatgtagtttattgttatatttgtattttctaatatttaacACTAGAAGGTAAAGCTCATTAACAAATAAAGTTCTCCTTGGAGCTCAGTAAagtaaagtatattttattaacTAACTTGTACAGATTTTCAAATGCGTTTATATGTGTgtcatattttgtatttatttataatgttttatgtatttgaaGGGCCctgttgaaaatgagatcttACATCAACTACAAACAATAACTaagtaactaaataaataatggaTAAAAGGAACAGCATGTACTTGTGT
It encodes:
- the LOC116737080 gene encoding histone H1-like, translating into MAEVAPAAAPAKAPAKAPKKKSATKAKKDGPSLPKLIVAAVADSKERKGVSLAALKKVLAGKGVDVAKANKRINTAVTKLVTKGTLSQTKGTGATGSFKLAKKEPTAAKPAKKVVKKKAPAKAKKPAPKKATTPKKPAAKKAAAKKSPKKAAAKKTPKKVVKKSPKKSPKKPAAKKPKAAKKPAAKKTGAKKPAAKKAKK
- the LOC116737082 gene encoding histone H2B 1/2-like, producing the protein MPEPAKSAPKKGSKKAVTKTAGKGGKKRRKTRKESYAIYVYKVLKQVHPDTGISSKAMSIMNSFVNDIFERIASEASRLAHYNKRSTITSREIQTAVRLLLPGELAKHAVSEGTKAVTKYTSSK